The following are from one region of the Yoonia sp. R2331 genome:
- a CDS encoding Gfo/Idh/MocA family protein — translation MKVVTAGIGLRAAHVLSILKQAMPEAELIGYYDPQPASALQVDGATIDKDAARNLVADNVYPGYPDAPKIKQLKEGFATCVDMRRNTPRFDDIDSMLKETKPDLLFVGSPNCFHLEHIKAGLRAGVRIFTEKPVVTTKEETMELAALLAEHGTDRVMVGLVLRYSQHMVDLRAVLDDLGSIVSLEANEHIAPYHGAFFMRDWRRMVSWSGGFMLEKCCHDIDIYNMVTRSRPAKLASFGGRKSYVPDNAPTANVENEIMHHKPSVWNSVSDAFHSDGDIIDHQTALVQYDSGASLVFHTNLNVPDEHRRFCVMGTHGMAEGDFVRGTLKATARDGSVIAAHDYTKMDSKRASAHYGADHMMVDDIVAFLRGETDNLPVSVVDALEAGLVAMALDEARISGAMVDMTPTWQAFDTYGLRT, via the coding sequence ATGAAAGTCGTCACGGCCGGAATTGGACTGCGCGCGGCGCATGTTTTGTCGATCCTCAAACAAGCTATGCCAGAAGCAGAGCTGATCGGATACTACGACCCACAACCAGCCTCGGCCCTTCAAGTCGATGGCGCCACAATCGACAAAGACGCAGCTCGAAATTTGGTGGCTGACAATGTGTACCCGGGCTACCCGGACGCACCCAAGATCAAACAGCTCAAAGAAGGGTTCGCCACTTGCGTTGATATGCGACGCAACACGCCACGCTTTGATGACATCGACAGCATGCTGAAAGAGACCAAGCCCGATCTTCTTTTTGTAGGCTCGCCCAATTGTTTTCATTTGGAGCATATCAAGGCCGGCCTGCGTGCCGGAGTGCGCATTTTCACAGAAAAACCCGTCGTGACCACCAAAGAAGAAACGATGGAGCTTGCGGCGCTTTTGGCGGAACACGGCACCGACCGGGTGATGGTCGGGCTGGTGCTGCGCTATTCCCAGCACATGGTCGATCTGCGTGCGGTGTTGGATGACTTGGGGTCAATCGTTTCGCTAGAGGCCAATGAACACATCGCACCATACCACGGCGCATTTTTCATGCGGGATTGGCGGCGGATGGTGTCCTGGTCCGGCGGTTTCATGTTGGAAAAGTGCTGCCATGACATTGACATCTACAACATGGTGACCAGGTCACGCCCCGCAAAACTGGCAAGCTTTGGCGGGCGCAAATCCTATGTGCCGGACAATGCGCCTACCGCGAATGTCGAAAACGAGATCATGCATCATAAGCCGTCCGTCTGGAACAGCGTGTCGGACGCGTTTCATTCGGACGGCGATATCATCGATCACCAGACCGCACTTGTGCAATATGACAGCGGCGCGTCGCTGGTGTTTCACACCAACCTGAATGTTCCTGACGAACATCGCCGCTTCTGCGTGATGGGGACCCACGGCATGGCAGAGGGCGACTTTGTGCGCGGCACGCTGAAAGCGACGGCGCGCGATGGGTCGGTCATAGCTGCTCATGACTATACCAAGATGGACAGCAAACGCGCCTCTGCCCACTACGGTGCGGACCACATGATGGTTGATGACATCGTCGCCTTCTTGCGCGGCGAAACAGACAATCTGCCGGTCAGCGTCGTTGATGCGCTGGAAGCGGGACTGGTCGCCATGGCGTTGGATGAAGCGCGGATCAGCGGCGCAATGGTAGACATGACGCCAACTTGGCAAGCCTTTGACACATACGGATTACGGACATGA
- a CDS encoding ABC transporter ATP-binding protein: protein MATLSLNAINKSFGAAKVLHDISLAIEDKEFVVFVGPSGCGKSTLLRIIAGLEEATTGSIVIGGEDVSAAPPVERGISMVFQSYALYPHLSVYENIAFPLRVQSLERADMDSRVQQAAEILQLTDKLQLKPGQLSGGQRQRVAIGRSIVRNPKVFLFDEPLSNLDAALRGDMRVELSQLHQNLDATMVYVTHDQVEAMTMADRIVVLNGGRVEQFGTPMELYHHPKTKFVASFIGQPNMNLIPATVLGVDASGINVELSGGHQMVLPVEAASVSTGDKVEVGIRPEHVSLGASGLEISVKVLERLGGVSITYGTIGDETRFCASLPGDAVIAEGAPLKLSVAPQDCHVFDAAGDVLRRKSAPALVA, encoded by the coding sequence ATGGCGACGCTTTCACTGAATGCCATCAACAAGTCTTTTGGCGCAGCCAAGGTGCTGCATGACATTAGCCTTGCAATCGAGGACAAGGAATTCGTTGTGTTCGTTGGCCCGTCAGGTTGCGGGAAATCGACCCTGCTGCGGATCATTGCCGGGCTGGAAGAAGCGACCACCGGCTCTATCGTGATTGGCGGCGAGGATGTCAGCGCGGCACCACCGGTGGAGCGCGGCATTTCGATGGTGTTCCAATCCTACGCGCTTTATCCACACCTGAGCGTCTATGAAAACATCGCCTTTCCGCTGCGCGTTCAAAGTTTGGAAAGGGCGGACATGGACAGTCGCGTCCAACAGGCCGCCGAGATTTTGCAACTGACCGACAAGCTGCAATTGAAGCCCGGCCAGTTGTCAGGCGGTCAGCGCCAGCGGGTCGCAATTGGTCGGTCCATAGTGCGCAACCCCAAGGTCTTCTTGTTCGACGAGCCGCTGTCCAATCTGGATGCCGCACTGCGCGGGGATATGCGGGTCGAGCTTAGTCAGCTCCATCAAAACCTCGATGCCACAATGGTCTATGTCACGCACGATCAGGTCGAGGCGATGACGATGGCTGACCGGATCGTTGTGCTGAACGGTGGTCGGGTCGAGCAATTTGGCACCCCCATGGAATTGTATCACCACCCCAAGACCAAGTTCGTCGCCTCTTTCATCGGCCAGCCCAACATGAACCTGATCCCCGCCACGGTGCTCGGTGTCGATGCCAGTGGCATCAATGTAGAGCTTTCCGGCGGACATCAGATGGTGCTGCCGGTTGAGGCCGCATCGGTCAGCACCGGCGACAAAGTCGAAGTTGGCATTCGCCCCGAACACGTCAGCCTTGGCGCAAGTGGTCTTGAGATTTCGGTCAAGGTTCTGGAACGGCTAGGTGGCGTGTCGATCACCTATGGCACAATTGGCGACGAGACGCGGTTCTGCGCTTCATTGCCGGGCGATGCAGTCATTGCTGAAGGCGCGCCGCTCAAGCTGAGTGTGGCGCCTCAGGACTGTCACGTCTTTGATGCCGCAGGTGATGTCTTGCGTCGCAAATCAGCACCCGCTCTGGTCGCTTAG
- a CDS encoding ABC transporter substrate-binding protein: MKLTYAAALLSSGASVAMADSHATELHFIMCGGEVRDADQAVVDQFEADNEGVTVNLEAVPWGTCQDKSLTLAAAGDPPSIAYMGSRTLRQLANNDLIVPAEIQDDVIYQDGVLNTVTIEGTQWGYPHAFSTKALYINCDIVEASGQECVAPTTWDEMYAMAEGVVANTDAAGVGLAGKDFDNTMHQFLNYLYSNGGVVIDSATGENMLDSQQTRETLEFYGKLASVSQEGPTAWERDQLKDLFNDGQIAMYVQGPWGYGQHNEDINQLVAPVPAGPSGESGTILITDSIVVFKGSGHEELAQELAQRITSGDSQYDLDSSWGLTPILDYAAMGKTDLYYEDGIWPNFTATISTGGPEPLLEDFKSLQSVFTNMVQGIILEDDTVDNLVTIAAEELDDAL; this comes from the coding sequence ATGAAACTCACATACGCGGCGGCTTTGCTGTCCAGCGGTGCCTCGGTTGCGATGGCCGATAGTCACGCCACAGAACTGCACTTTATCATGTGCGGCGGCGAAGTGCGCGACGCAGACCAAGCGGTCGTGGACCAGTTCGAGGCTGACAACGAAGGCGTCACCGTGAACCTTGAGGCCGTGCCATGGGGCACATGTCAGGACAAATCCCTGACGCTGGCCGCCGCTGGTGATCCGCCGTCGATCGCATACATGGGGTCCCGGACGCTGCGCCAGTTGGCCAACAATGATCTGATTGTGCCTGCTGAAATTCAGGATGACGTGATCTATCAGGATGGTGTGCTGAACACCGTCACGATCGAGGGTACGCAGTGGGGATATCCACACGCGTTTTCAACCAAGGCGCTTTATATCAACTGTGACATCGTCGAAGCCTCTGGTCAGGAATGTGTTGCGCCGACAACCTGGGACGAGATGTATGCGATGGCCGAAGGCGTGGTTGCCAATACCGATGCAGCTGGCGTTGGCCTGGCTGGCAAAGATTTTGACAACACAATGCACCAGTTCCTGAACTACCTTTATTCCAACGGCGGTGTAGTGATCGACAGTGCAACCGGTGAAAACATGCTGGACAGCCAGCAGACCCGTGAGACGCTGGAGTTCTACGGCAAACTGGCATCTGTCAGCCAAGAGGGTCCGACCGCTTGGGAACGCGATCAATTGAAGGACCTGTTTAACGACGGTCAGATCGCGATGTATGTCCAAGGTCCTTGGGGTTACGGCCAGCACAACGAAGACATTAACCAGTTGGTGGCGCCTGTGCCTGCCGGTCCGTCCGGTGAAAGCGGCACGATCCTGATCACCGACTCCATTGTCGTTTTCAAAGGGTCTGGCCACGAAGAGTTGGCACAAGAGCTGGCACAGCGGATCACATCCGGCGACAGCCAGTACGACCTTGACAGCTCTTGGGGTCTGACACCGATCCTGGACTACGCTGCGATGGGAAAAACCGACCTTTACTATGAGGACGGTATCTGGCCGAACTTCACAGCCACAATCTCGACCGGCGGGCCAGAGCCGCTGCTGGAAGACTTCAAGTCATTGCAGTCGGTCTTCACCAATATGGTGCAGGGGATCATCCTTGAGGACGATACCGTCGACAATCTGGTGACCATCGCCGCGGAAGAGCTTGACGACGCTCTCTAA
- a CDS encoding carbohydrate ABC transporter permease: MMDKYTKLQMLGIYAAVTVFLIFILLPFFEMFMASLRPLEHLFRSPYQFWSDDFSFQAYSDMWETVPLLGRYIFNSVFIATAVTLLTMIFVVPAAYAYARLEFPFKNGSLAIFLGVNMFTGAVLLIPLYRVLRSIGLLNTYWAMIVPGVAFLIPTGIWLLRSYLEKIPRELEEAAFVDGASRMYTLRRVVLPLATPGLIVVSTAVFIGAYAQQFLFAITFNQQRELQPLPAGLFEFIGYQDVTWNQMMAAALTGILPVMVIFLFLQKYLVAGLTAGAVKE, encoded by the coding sequence ATGATGGACAAGTACACAAAGCTCCAGATGCTGGGCATTTACGCAGCGGTCACGGTTTTCCTGATCTTCATCTTGCTGCCCTTCTTCGAGATGTTCATGGCATCCTTGCGTCCGCTCGAACATCTGTTCCGAAGCCCCTATCAGTTCTGGTCGGATGACTTCAGCTTTCAGGCCTATTCCGACATGTGGGAGACAGTGCCGCTTTTGGGGCGCTACATCTTCAATTCGGTGTTCATCGCAACAGCGGTGACTCTTCTGACGATGATCTTTGTGGTGCCTGCGGCATATGCCTATGCGCGGCTGGAGTTTCCGTTCAAGAACGGGTCATTGGCCATTTTCCTTGGTGTGAACATGTTCACCGGCGCTGTGCTGTTGATCCCGCTTTACCGCGTGCTCAGGTCGATTGGATTACTGAACACCTATTGGGCGATGATCGTGCCGGGTGTGGCGTTCTTGATTCCGACAGGCATCTGGCTGCTGCGGTCGTACTTGGAAAAGATCCCGCGCGAGCTGGAAGAGGCCGCTTTCGTTGATGGGGCCAGCCGGATGTACACGCTGCGCCGCGTGGTGCTGCCGCTGGCGACGCCGGGTCTGATCGTGGTCAGCACGGCGGTCTTTATCGGGGCTTATGCCCAGCAATTCCTTTTTGCGATCACGTTCAACCAGCAGCGTGAACTGCAACCCCTGCCAGCCGGATTGTTTGAGTTCATCGGCTATCAGGATGTCACCTGGAACCAGATGATGGCCGCTGCCCTGACCGGCATTCTGCCTGTCATGGTCATTTTCTTGTTCCTTCAGAAATACCTCGTGGCGGGTCTGACGGCAGGTGCCGTGAAAGAATAG
- a CDS encoding carbohydrate ABC transporter permease: MTDTLQASRHTTAAQVVKPKAKSLPEAVFAWLLVGPAMLFIAVIVAWPLAETIRLSFMEAGLGGEEYVGLANYQDLVESRKFHQTIVRTFYWMFLSVGLKLILGLIGATLLNAAVPGRALFRVLVMPPWIIPMAIGMIGWLWLYNGYFGVLSGTMMSLGITDGPFEFLAYKQSAFYSAVVADVWVGTPMVTLFFLAAMQGVSRDLYEAAWVDGAGRWYRFRRITIPQIMPVIVSMSLLSAIFTFNSFEIIWILTEGGPRGATTTLIVDTYKTAISNFKFGEGSARAVIIVILLGIFSLLYLNVLKFVNRKYGTK, from the coding sequence ATGACAGACACACTGCAAGCATCACGCCACACCACCGCCGCGCAGGTGGTCAAGCCAAAGGCAAAGTCCTTGCCCGAGGCGGTGTTTGCCTGGCTGCTGGTCGGTCCAGCCATGCTATTTATTGCTGTGATCGTGGCCTGGCCTTTGGCCGAGACGATCCGCCTGTCTTTCATGGAGGCCGGGTTGGGTGGCGAAGAATATGTGGGCCTTGCGAATTACCAAGATCTGGTCGAAAGCCGCAAATTCCACCAGACGATCGTTCGGACCTTTTATTGGATGTTTCTATCCGTTGGGCTGAAACTGATCCTGGGCCTGATCGGGGCGACGCTGTTGAATGCCGCCGTTCCTGGCCGGGCGCTTTTCCGTGTTCTGGTCATGCCGCCCTGGATCATCCCAATGGCGATTGGCATGATCGGCTGGCTCTGGCTTTATAACGGTTACTTCGGCGTGTTGTCGGGCACGATGATGTCACTGGGGATCACCGACGGGCCCTTTGAGTTTCTGGCCTACAAGCAATCCGCGTTTTATTCCGCTGTTGTCGCCGATGTGTGGGTCGGCACGCCAATGGTGACGCTGTTCTTTCTGGCCGCCATGCAAGGGGTTAGCCGCGATTTGTACGAGGCCGCTTGGGTCGATGGCGCGGGCCGCTGGTATCGGTTCCGCCGGATCACGATCCCTCAAATCATGCCGGTGATTGTCTCTATGTCACTTTTGTCTGCGATCTTCACGTTCAACAGTTTCGAGATCATCTGGATCCTGACCGAGGGCGGCCCTCGCGGTGCGACCACCACCCTGATCGTGGACACCTACAAGACCGCCATCAGCAACTTCAAATTTGGCGAAGGCTCTGCCCGGGCCGTGATCATCGTGATCCTGCTGGGCATCTTCTCACTGCTGTACCTCAACGTGCTCAAATTCGTGAACCGCAAGTACGGGACCAAATAA
- a CDS encoding GntR family transcriptional regulator has product MSDFITQLAQSRWYRDGRGPRYKQLCRHISGLVAAGDLVADDQLPSERDIAEIAEVSRVTVRKAIAELVSDGMIEQRQGAGSFVRGSGERFEQSLSSLVSFTENLQARGIASTSQTLLTGVFRPTPTEAMVLGLSTHHQVSRVHRLRRGDDVPMALEYSSLPEDVLPRPDKIDVSLYELLRARGTAPTRAMQRVTAVNATAAVANHLDLPEGAAVLQIERTGYLSSGRPIEFTSGFYRSDIYDFVSELRLD; this is encoded by the coding sequence ATGTCTGACTTCATCACGCAACTCGCGCAAAGCCGATGGTACCGCGACGGGCGCGGCCCGCGGTACAAACAGCTTTGCCGTCACATCAGCGGACTTGTGGCTGCCGGCGATCTTGTCGCTGATGACCAACTTCCGTCCGAACGCGACATCGCCGAAATCGCAGAGGTCAGCCGGGTGACTGTCCGCAAGGCCATTGCAGAGCTGGTATCAGATGGCATGATCGAGCAACGGCAAGGAGCGGGATCGTTTGTGCGCGGCAGCGGCGAACGGTTTGAGCAATCGTTGTCGTCCCTCGTCTCTTTTACCGAAAATCTGCAGGCACGTGGGATCGCTTCGACCAGCCAAACACTGCTGACAGGCGTGTTTCGCCCGACACCGACAGAGGCGATGGTGTTGGGCCTGTCAACGCATCATCAGGTGTCTCGCGTGCACCGCCTGCGACGGGGAGATGATGTGCCGATGGCGCTGGAATATTCGTCGCTTCCCGAAGACGTCTTGCCCCGCCCCGACAAGATCGACGTCTCGCTTTATGAACTTTTGCGCGCCCGCGGCACCGCGCCGACCCGGGCCATGCAGCGTGTCACGGCGGTCAACGCCACGGCCGCCGTCGCCAATCATCTGGACCTTCCCGAAGGTGCGGCCGTGTTGCAGATCGAGCGGACTGGTTATCTGTCCTCCGGGCGGCCAATCGAATTTACAAGCGGCTTCTACCGCTCTGATATCTATGACTTTGTCTCTGAACTGCGGTTGGACTGA
- a CDS encoding beta-N-acetylhexosaminidase, which produces MTSDRALSGAIFCCSGMAPMAPVAGGELEYTLGSYTEIALPDLAIAVPHVVTLRYTGGYTPANRAWMPLGPYLRHHGEVIPLPPTPAGRHTPKLVDTPAFEGLPMLPQPSEWSPTGDRVPVDGFEVAGDALTAVADLAQRHNMRFTGTFPLQLRHEELAADAYRLTMTPDGVTIAAGSYGGQFYAGITLLTLLQHGALPCGVMYDQPRFGWRGQHLDTARHFYQPASITALLDLMALLKLNRFHWHFADDEAFRIELDALPELAQQTARRGEGQVLPALFTGSPCEGGTYSKQTVHQIIDHAAAMNIDVMPEIEAPAHALALTTLYPETRDPGDNGSEASVQGYQRNALNPAMPKTWEVLEAIVAEISALFPFDHLHLGCDELPKDTWMSSPRARALMAENSLKTTQDLQGWTMAKLAAFTQAHGKRPAAWEEAAEGSNGGIGHNAVLFSWTGQGPGLDAARAGYDVVMTPAQHVYLDMAHTSDPDDWGASWAAFVDLADTIAWDPVPDQALTDRIIGVQGAFWSEFTTIDGQMWPMLMPRMLGVAMMAWQTDRPDMAALESLSLYYEVDEKGGLAIGPTESMSF; this is translated from the coding sequence TTGACGTCTGATCGTGCCTTGTCAGGTGCGATCTTTTGCTGTTCGGGCATGGCGCCGATGGCGCCCGTCGCAGGTGGTGAACTGGAATATACCTTGGGCAGCTACACCGAAATTGCCTTGCCCGATCTGGCCATTGCGGTCCCTCATGTCGTGACGCTGAGATACACAGGTGGCTACACACCCGCCAACCGCGCGTGGATGCCGCTCGGGCCATATCTCAGGCACCATGGCGAGGTTATACCGCTTCCGCCAACACCTGCTGGGCGGCACACACCTAAACTCGTGGACACACCTGCGTTTGAGGGGCTGCCAATGCTCCCGCAACCCAGCGAATGGTCACCAACCGGCGATAGGGTCCCGGTCGACGGGTTCGAGGTGGCGGGTGACGCACTGACGGCCGTCGCGGACCTCGCGCAGCGGCACAACATGCGCTTCACTGGTACGTTCCCCCTGCAACTTCGGCACGAAGAATTAGCGGCTGATGCCTATCGCCTGACCATGACCCCCGATGGCGTGACCATTGCCGCCGGGTCATACGGCGGGCAGTTCTATGCCGGGATCACGTTGCTGACATTGTTGCAGCATGGGGCACTTCCGTGCGGCGTGATGTATGACCAACCGCGCTTTGGTTGGCGTGGTCAGCATCTCGATACCGCGCGGCATTTTTATCAGCCTGCAAGTATCACCGCCTTGCTGGACCTTATGGCGCTGCTCAAGCTCAACCGGTTTCACTGGCATTTCGCGGATGATGAGGCGTTTCGCATTGAACTGGACGCGCTGCCCGAACTGGCGCAACAGACGGCGCGACGGGGCGAGGGGCAGGTGTTGCCCGCACTCTTCACCGGATCACCCTGTGAAGGCGGAACCTATTCCAAACAGACCGTGCACCAGATCATCGACCATGCCGCGGCAATGAACATCGACGTCATGCCCGAGATCGAAGCGCCCGCCCATGCACTCGCACTGACAACGCTTTATCCTGAAACACGCGATCCCGGCGATAACGGGTCAGAGGCATCTGTGCAGGGATATCAGCGCAATGCACTGAATCCGGCGATGCCCAAGACTTGGGAGGTGCTGGAAGCCATCGTTGCGGAAATCAGCGCTCTTTTCCCATTTGATCATTTGCATCTTGGATGTGACGAGTTGCCGAAAGACACGTGGATGAGCAGCCCGCGCGCCCGTGCCCTGATGGCCGAAAACAGCCTCAAGACGACGCAGGATTTGCAAGGTTGGACGATGGCAAAGCTTGCCGCGTTCACGCAAGCACACGGCAAGCGCCCCGCCGCATGGGAAGAAGCCGCCGAAGGATCGAACGGCGGGATCGGCCACAATGCCGTTCTGTTTAGCTGGACCGGGCAGGGCCCTGGGCTGGACGCCGCGCGCGCGGGCTATGATGTCGTCATGACGCCGGCGCAACACGTCTACCTTGATATGGCGCATACCAGTGATCCAGATGACTGGGGTGCAAGCTGGGCGGCATTTGTGGATTTGGCGGATACCATCGCCTGGGATCCCGTACCTGATCAAGCCCTCACAGACCGCATTATCGGTGTGCAAGGCGCATTCTGGTCCGAGTTCACGACCATTGATGGCCAGATGTGGCCAATGCTGATGCCGCGGATGTTGGGTGTTGCGATGATGGCGTGGCAGACGGATCGCCCGGACATGGCGGCTTTAGAAAGCCTATCACTCTACTATGAAGTTGATGAAAAGGGTGGTCTTGCGATCGGGCCAACAGAATCCATGTCTTTCTGA
- a CDS encoding LysR substrate-binding domain-containing protein, whose translation MSIRLLRTLVAVSEVKTFTAAAEVVHVTHAAVSQQMRTLEADLGVELFDRSKRTPELTPLGHQIVAKARSVVAAYDDLLPSVLADNGLRGVINFGAIPSTLTGLTPQAMSVLKARYPEVGLHIRPGLTQHLIVEVERGALDAAIVSRPHLMPAGLIFRPLAEEPMQLIAAACETENDPIELLQTRPFIRFNRNAVVGTLIDNWIRSRNLRVTETMELNSPEAITSMVEQDLGVSIVPDLAVKPSGDDFVRRIALGPDRPVRTLGLVHQDSPIKAEAMDALFDALSHVISRTGSTLASDHLV comes from the coding sequence ATGTCCATCAGATTGCTCCGCACGCTCGTCGCGGTGTCCGAGGTCAAGACCTTTACCGCCGCAGCCGAGGTTGTGCATGTCACCCACGCCGCAGTGAGCCAGCAGATGCGCACGCTCGAGGCAGATTTGGGAGTGGAGCTTTTTGATCGCTCCAAGCGGACACCGGAACTGACGCCCTTGGGGCATCAAATCGTCGCCAAGGCCCGCAGCGTGGTTGCCGCCTATGACGACCTGCTGCCCTCTGTTCTGGCTGACAACGGCTTGCGCGGCGTGATCAACTTTGGTGCAATTCCATCAACCTTGACCGGCCTGACCCCGCAAGCAATGAGCGTGCTCAAGGCACGCTATCCGGAGGTTGGGCTGCATATCCGCCCTGGTCTTACCCAGCACCTCATTGTCGAAGTGGAACGTGGTGCGCTCGATGCGGCGATAGTGTCCCGCCCACATCTGATGCCCGCAGGCCTGATTTTTCGTCCTTTGGCCGAGGAACCAATGCAATTGATCGCGGCCGCGTGTGAAACAGAGAATGATCCCATCGAACTGCTGCAGACCCGTCCGTTCATCAGGTTCAACCGCAACGCTGTTGTTGGCACGCTGATCGACAATTGGATCCGGTCCCGCAACCTGCGCGTGACCGAAACGATGGAGCTTAACAGCCCAGAAGCCATCACCAGCATGGTCGAACAGGACCTTGGGGTGTCGATTGTGCCGGATCTTGCGGTCAAACCGTCCGGCGACGACTTCGTTAGACGCATAGCACTTGGGCCGGACAGGCCGGTCAGAACGTTAGGGTTGGTGCATCAGGACAGCCCGATCAAAGCGGAGGCGATGGACGCCCTATTTGATGCGCTGTCGCATGTGATTTCACGGACCGGATCAACGCTTGCCTCAGATCACCTCGTCTGA
- a CDS encoding fumarate hydratase C-terminal domain-containing protein translates to MSPREVRLSTTPTPEAIADLRLGDVVYLDGLMYTAREGVYMRALEDRANIPMELPRQSAANFHCSPAARINPDGSFDMGAVTATASFRFAKWLPEWIAKTGAKLIVGKGGMTSKDYRDYFVPNGAIYLSTVGYGTGALLGRGVETVEAVHWNEELGLAQAMWVIKCNKMGPFIVASDLDGNCLFERENAKIAENIAQVYEGTKPAVLKRYGESDDRSDEVI, encoded by the coding sequence GTGAGCCCGCGCGAAGTGCGACTGTCCACGACGCCCACGCCTGAGGCGATTGCAGACTTGCGCCTTGGCGACGTCGTTTATTTGGATGGGCTGATGTATACCGCACGCGAAGGCGTCTATATGCGCGCGTTGGAGGATCGGGCAAATATTCCGATGGAACTACCGCGCCAGTCTGCTGCGAATTTCCATTGCTCGCCTGCTGCCCGGATCAATCCTGATGGCAGCTTTGACATGGGTGCAGTCACCGCCACTGCATCCTTTCGTTTTGCCAAGTGGTTGCCAGAGTGGATCGCTAAGACCGGGGCCAAACTGATTGTGGGCAAAGGCGGCATGACGTCAAAGGACTATAGGGACTATTTCGTCCCAAATGGGGCCATCTATTTGTCCACGGTCGGCTATGGCACCGGTGCGTTATTGGGGCGCGGGGTTGAGACGGTCGAAGCTGTGCATTGGAACGAGGAGTTGGGCCTTGCGCAGGCCATGTGGGTGATAAAATGTAACAAAATGGGGCCGTTCATCGTGGCGTCGGACCTGGATGGAAATTGCTTGTTCGAGCGCGAAAATGCCAAGATCGCTGAAAATATCGCGCAGGTTTATGAGGGCACAAAACCTGCCGTTCTGAAACGCTACGGCGAAAGCGATGACCGCTCAGACGAGGTGATCTGA
- a CDS encoding homocysteine S-methyltransferase family protein codes for MKRNLPNATDKRFLVFAGTGTDLIFNRGIDLPGFASFPLVNNPTAQPVLVQQMRELMAVANGAGMGAILDTPTWMASRDRAAPLGYDTETLATINQAAVAMMREMRDASETNDVLLALCLGPARDPYTTLDPLDVETARSYHREQLGWVADAGLDLVNAYTFNQVQEAAGAALAAGDLGLPIAVSLVVETDGRLHNGQSLAEALDEIDALTNTAPQYFMVNCAHPAHFSATLPDNPRLKGVVVNASRCSHAELDDATELDDGDPDELGKEVAKLIAEHPHLSVLGGCCGTDMRHLGRIAAGVTA; via the coding sequence ATGAAACGAAACTTGCCCAACGCAACTGACAAACGCTTTCTGGTATTTGCTGGAACCGGGACCGACCTTATTTTCAATCGCGGGATCGACCTGCCGGGGTTTGCATCATTTCCGTTGGTCAATAACCCCACCGCGCAACCGGTACTTGTCCAGCAAATGCGCGAATTGATGGCGGTCGCAAATGGCGCGGGCATGGGTGCCATTCTGGACACGCCAACCTGGATGGCGAGCCGGGACCGTGCAGCGCCGCTGGGGTACGATACCGAAACCCTTGCGACGATCAACCAAGCGGCAGTTGCGATGATGCGGGAAATGCGCGACGCGTCGGAAACAAATGATGTCCTGCTTGCGCTTTGCCTTGGCCCCGCGCGCGACCCCTACACCACACTTGATCCCTTGGATGTGGAAACGGCACGCAGTTATCACCGCGAACAATTGGGCTGGGTTGCAGACGCGGGCCTTGATCTGGTCAACGCCTATACGTTCAATCAAGTGCAAGAGGCCGCAGGTGCGGCACTGGCCGCGGGCGATCTGGGACTGCCCATCGCCGTTTCACTGGTCGTCGAAACGGACGGGCGGTTGCACAACGGACAATCGCTGGCAGAGGCGCTGGATGAGATTGACGCGCTGACCAACACTGCGCCGCAGTACTTCATGGTCAATTGCGCGCATCCCGCCCATTTTAGCGCGACACTGCCGGATAATCCGCGTCTGAAGGGCGTCGTGGTCAATGCCTCGCGCTGTTCACATGCGGAACTGGACGACGCGACAGAACTGGATGACGGCGACCCCGATGAACTGGGGAAAGAGGTGGCAAAGTTGATCGCGGAGCACCCGCATTTGTCTGTGTTGGGCGGCTGCTGCGGCACCGACATGCGCCATTTAGGGCGGATCGCAGCAGGGGTCACCGCGTGA